Proteins from a genomic interval of Rhodospirillaceae bacterium:
- a CDS encoding RNA pyrophosphohydrolase gives MSHFTIRRQPRRNVYRLGVGIVLFNPVGKVLVGQRLDMQSDAWQMPQGGIDADETPLEAVWREMEEEIGTRNAELLGESRGWFTYKLPPGLKKILWSGKYLGQRQKWFAFRFLGTDQDINIQTPHPEFRNWQWVEFQELPNLIVPFKKDLYEQIVKEFEPLKQGWLASNPVSPF, from the coding sequence ATGTCTCACTTCACCATTCGCCGTCAACCGCGCCGAAATGTTTATCGCCTTGGAGTGGGTATTGTGTTATTCAATCCAGTGGGAAAGGTTTTGGTTGGCCAACGTCTGGACATGCAATCAGACGCCTGGCAAATGCCCCAAGGGGGCATTGATGCCGATGAAACCCCCTTAGAGGCGGTATGGCGCGAAATGGAAGAAGAGATCGGTACGCGCAACGCCGAATTATTAGGGGAAAGCCGCGGGTGGTTCACTTATAAGTTGCCGCCAGGTTTGAAAAAAATACTTTGGAGTGGAAAATACCTTGGTCAGCGGCAAAAATGGTTTGCTTTCCGTTTTTTGGGAACAGATCAAGATATCAATATTCAGACACCGCATCCTGAGTTTCGAAACTGGCAATGGGTGGAATTCCAAGAATTGCCAAACCTAATCGTTCCCTTTAAGAAAGATTTATACGAACAAATTGTCAAGGAATTTGAACCGCTGAAACAAGGATGGTTGGCCAGCAATCCTGTTTCTCCCTTTTAA
- a CDS encoding ferritin-like domain-containing protein, translating to MKNWTLDDISWQDFNPHLVKPELVPIVKAASMVESNAADYATYLKNVFHDDLEFQDAARDWAVEEVQHGQALGRWAEMVDPTFNYQSCFKRFAEGYKIAVNSSASIRGSRSGELIARCIVETGTTSYYTALRDASQEPLLKEICRLIAADEFRHYKLFYIHLKRYLKKENVGKLRRLIIALGRMWESEGDDELPYAYYAANSVMDNSYSHSRYSAEYGARVYPLYQQYHLRKASSMVMKAVGLEPQGQISQLMTKGLTKLVAYRGQKLRKQVIQPQL from the coding sequence ATGAAAAACTGGACTCTTGATGATATTTCTTGGCAGGATTTTAACCCTCACCTCGTCAAACCCGAATTAGTACCGATTGTCAAGGCAGCCAGCATGGTTGAGTCGAATGCTGCAGACTACGCGACTTACCTCAAAAATGTTTTTCATGATGATTTGGAATTTCAAGATGCCGCCAGAGATTGGGCGGTTGAAGAAGTCCAGCACGGCCAAGCTCTAGGGCGTTGGGCCGAAATGGTTGATCCAACTTTTAACTATCAATCCTGTTTCAAGCGCTTTGCTGAAGGGTATAAAATTGCCGTCAACTCCTCTGCCTCCATTCGCGGCAGTCGCAGTGGAGAATTAATTGCCCGCTGTATTGTTGAAACTGGCACCACTTCTTACTATACTGCCTTAAGGGATGCCAGCCAAGAGCCCTTGTTGAAAGAAATATGCCGCCTGATTGCGGCGGATGAATTCCGCCATTATAAATTGTTCTATATCCATTTGAAACGCTATCTGAAGAAAGAAAATGTTGGCAAGCTACGACGGTTAATCATCGCGTTGGGCCGAATGTGGGAATCTGAAGGTGATGACGAATTGCCTTATGCTTATTATGCCGCTAACAGTGTGATGGACAACAGTTACAGCCATTCCCGATATTCAGCGGAATATGGCGCCAGGGTCTATCCTTTATATCAGCAATATCATTTGCGTAAAGCCAGCAGCATGGTGATGAAGGCGGTTGGGTTAGAGCCACAAGGCCAAATAAGTCAATTAATGACGAAGGGATTGACGAAGTTGGTTGCTTACCGCGGCCAAAAATTGCGTAAGCAAGTCATACAACCGCAGCTGTAA
- the atpC gene encoding ATP synthase F1 subunit epsilon → MAGETIKLEIITPERVIFSQEVTNVVVPGELGDFSALPGHAPFISLLRAGVVVVFNETTVFEKIFVSGGFAEITPSHCAILATQAVKVEQINRAQLEKQISRLQEDQKVEPKPEQQVFYEKQLVVMQAQIDALEPNVYG, encoded by the coding sequence ATGGCAGGGGAAACAATAAAACTTGAGATCATTACCCCAGAAAGAGTTATCTTTAGTCAAGAGGTAACCAATGTGGTCGTGCCGGGAGAATTAGGTGATTTTTCGGCATTGCCTGGCCATGCCCCCTTCATTTCCTTGTTGCGTGCTGGCGTTGTGGTAGTTTTCAATGAAACAACGGTTTTTGAGAAAATATTCGTAAGTGGTGGATTTGCCGAAATTACCCCAAGCCATTGTGCCATTCTTGCAACCCAAGCGGTCAAGGTAGAGCAAATTAACCGTGCCCAATTGGAAAAACAGATCAGCCGCCTGCAAGAAGATCAAAAGGTTGAACCCAAACCAGAGCAGCAAGTTTTTTACGAAAAACAACTGGTTGTTATGCAAGCCCAAATCGACGCTTTAGAGCCGAATGTGTATGGGTAA
- the atpD gene encoding F0F1 ATP synthase subunit beta has translation MEKQKIGKISQVLGAVVDVHFDQELPSILNALTTKNQGKTLVFEVAQHLGENTVRAIAMDSTEGLVRGQEVRDTGQPINMPVGPETLGRILNVIGDPIDERGPVKASKTMPIHRLAPSFADQSTQAQILVTGIKVVDLLAPYARGGKIGLFGGAGVGKTVLIQELINNVAKAHGGVSVFAGVGERTREGNDLYHEMIDSKVIRLDGPGSKVALVYGQMNEPPGARARVALSALTIAENFRDQDGQDVLFFVDNIFRFTQAGSEVSALLGRIPSAVGYQPTLATEMGMLQERITTTKKGSITSVQAIYVPADDLTDPAPATSFSHLDATTVLSRQIAELGIYPAVDPLDSTSRMLDPRIVGEEHYKVARNVQRVLQTYKSLQDIIAILGMDELSEDDKLTVSRARKIQRFLSQPFHVAEVFTNTPGVFVSLEETIRGFKGIVAGEYDDLPESAFYMTGTIDQVVEKAKKMAAEAA, from the coding sequence ATGGAAAAACAAAAGATTGGTAAGATAAGCCAGGTTCTGGGTGCAGTAGTGGATGTGCATTTTGATCAAGAATTGCCTTCGATATTAAATGCACTTACGACAAAAAACCAAGGAAAAACCTTGGTATTTGAAGTGGCGCAGCATTTAGGCGAAAATACAGTACGGGCCATTGCTATGGATTCAACCGAAGGCTTGGTACGTGGCCAAGAGGTCAGGGATACGGGGCAGCCAATCAATATGCCGGTTGGGCCCGAGACGTTAGGCCGTATTTTAAATGTCATCGGTGATCCGATTGATGAACGTGGCCCTGTAAAAGCTAGTAAAACCATGCCGATTCATCGCTTGGCCCCCAGTTTTGCTGATCAATCTACCCAGGCCCAGATTTTAGTCACTGGCATTAAGGTCGTCGATTTGTTGGCGCCTTATGCCAGGGGCGGCAAAATCGGCTTATTCGGTGGCGCTGGGGTTGGCAAGACCGTTTTAATTCAAGAACTGATCAATAACGTGGCCAAAGCCCATGGCGGCGTTTCGGTATTTGCAGGGGTTGGCGAACGGACGCGCGAAGGCAATGATTTATACCATGAAATGATAGATTCTAAAGTTATTCGTTTGGATGGGCCAGGATCCAAGGTTGCCCTGGTGTACGGGCAAATGAATGAACCGCCCGGAGCGCGCGCCCGGGTTGCTTTATCAGCATTAACCATTGCTGAAAATTTTCGTGACCAAGATGGGCAAGACGTACTGTTCTTTGTGGATAATATTTTTAGGTTTACGCAAGCAGGGTCTGAGGTTTCAGCCCTTTTGGGACGTATTCCATCAGCCGTTGGTTATCAGCCGACCTTAGCCACGGAAATGGGGATGCTGCAAGAACGTATCACCACTACCAAAAAGGGGTCAATTACATCCGTGCAGGCCATTTATGTGCCAGCGGACGATTTAACTGATCCGGCTCCCGCCACCTCTTTCAGCCATTTGGATGCCACCACGGTGTTGTCGCGCCAGATTGCTGAATTGGGCATTTATCCGGCGGTTGATCCATTGGATTCGACCAGCCGTATGTTGGACCCAAGGATTGTTGGCGAAGAACATTATAAGGTTGCCCGCAATGTGCAGCGGGTTTTGCAAACGTATAAATCGCTTCAAGATATTATTGCAATTTTGGGAATGGATGAATTATCGGAAGATGATAAACTAACGGTCTCTCGTGCCCGTAAGATCCAACGCTTCCTTTCACAACCCTTCCATGTAGCCGAGGTCTTTACCAACACCCCTGGGGTGTTTGTAAGCTTAGAAGAAACCATCCGTGGCTTTAAAGGAATTGTTGCAGGCGAGTATGATGACCTGCCCGAATCGGCCTTTTACATGACGGGAACGATTGACCAAGTGGTAGAAAAAGCCAAAAAGATGGCGGCAGAGGCTGCTTAA